A segment of the Candidatus Tanganyikabacteria bacterium genome:
GCGATGGCGATGTCCCGGCCATTCGAGGCCTGCTCGCGGGCCGAAGTACTCTACCTCCTCGATCTGGTGCGCGAGCACAGCGGCCACGTGCGCCTGTCCTACAAGGAGGACAAGGCCGGCCACCTCCGGATCCTGCTCGAGACCGATTCCCCGCAATTGACCCGCTACTTCGGCTACATGCTCGATCGCGAGCGGGCGCGCCTGCGCCAGACGCCATGCGAATCGCGCTGATCGCCCCGATCCACGAGGCCTGCCCGCCGAGAGGGTATGGCGGCATCGAACTGGTCGTGGCCCTGCTGGCCGACGGCCTGGTCGAGCGCGGGCACGACGTCACGCTCTTCGCCTCCGGGGACTCGGCGACCCGCGCCAGGTTGCGGCCCAGCGTGCCCAGGGCGCTACGGGCGGAGCAGCCCTTCCCGCTCACCCCCGAGGAGGCCGCAAACCGGCGATCGGCGCACCTCGCGGCCGAGCTGCTGCACGTGTGCGGGGCGCTGGAATGCGCCGCCGACTTCGACCTGATCCACAACCACGCGGGCTATACCGGCATCGCCCTGGCGCGCATGGTCCGCACTCCGGTCGTCAGCACGCTGCACGGACCGTTCACGCCCGAGAATCGGGGCTTCTTCGGCGTCATGCGGGACCATCCCTACGTGGCCATCAGCCACGATCAGCGGTCCGCCGCCGCCGATCTGGGCCTGAACGTGGTGGGAGTGGTCTACAACGGCATCGACACCCGGTGGTTCGAGCTCCCCACGCCCCCTTCGGACCTGGTACCGGCCTCGTTCCGCGGCCGCTACCTCCTCTTCCTGGGCCGGATCTCGCCCGAGAAGGGCACGCACGTCGCCGTGGCCGCGGCCAGGCGCGCCGGCCTGCCACTGGTGCTGGCCGGCAAGATCGATCCGGTGGACGCGGCCTACTGGCGCGAGGAAGTGCAGCCGCACGTGGACGGCGACCGGGTGCGCTTCGTGGGCGAAGTCGGCGGCGATGCGAAGCGTGCCATCCTTCTGGGCGCCCGCGCGGTGTTGCATCCGGTGCAATGGCCCGAACCGTTCGGTCTGGTCATGGCCGAGGCGATGGCCGCCGGCGTGCCGGTGATCGCCTGCCCGCGCGGCTCGGCCCCCGAACTCGTGGAGGACGGCATCACCGGCTTCCTGCGCGAGGACGTCGCCGGGATCGCGCAGGCGGTTTCCCTGGTGGATCGGCTCGCGCCTGGCGCCATCCGCGAGAGCTGCCGCCGCCGGTTCGACGCGGCGCGCATGGTGGACGATTACCTGGCCGTCTA
Coding sequences within it:
- a CDS encoding glycosyltransferase family 4 protein gives rise to the protein MRIALIAPIHEACPPRGYGGIELVVALLADGLVERGHDVTLFASGDSATRARLRPSVPRALRAEQPFPLTPEEAANRRSAHLAAELLHVCGALECAADFDLIHNHAGYTGIALARMVRTPVVSTLHGPFTPENRGFFGVMRDHPYVAISHDQRSAAADLGLNVVGVVYNGIDTRWFELPTPPSDLVPASFRGRYLLFLGRISPEKGTHVAVAAARRAGLPLVLAGKIDPVDAAYWREEVQPHVDGDRVRFVGEVGGDAKRAILLGARAVLHPVQWPEPFGLVMAEAMAAGVPVIACPRGSAPELVEDGITGFLREDVAGIAQAVSLVDRLAPGAIRESCRRRFDAARMVDDYLAVYERVAQPCSV